A genomic window from Balaenoptera acutorostrata chromosome 20, mBalAcu1.1, whole genome shotgun sequence includes:
- the TBX2 gene encoding T-box transcription factor TBX2 translates to MREPALAASAMAYHPFHAPRPADFPMSAFLAAAQPSFFPALALPPGALAKPLPDPGLAGAAAAAAAAAAAAEAGLHVSALGPHPPAAHLRSLKSLEPEDEVEDDPKVTLEAKELWDQFHKLGTEMVITKSGRRMFPPFKVRVSGLDKKAKYILLMDIVAADDCRYKFHNSRWMVAGKADPEMPKRMYIHPDSPATGEQWMAKPVAFHKLKLTNNISDKHGFTILNSMHKYQPRFHIVRANDILKLPYSTFRTYVFPETDFIAVTAYQNDKITQLKIDNNPFAKGFRDTGNGRREKRKQLTLPSLRLYEEHCKPERDGAESDASSCDPPPAREPPPSPGTAPSPLRLHRTRAEEKSCAADSDPEPERLGEERAGQALGRSPALDGGSPPRLTEPERARERRSPERAKEPAESGGDGLFGLRSLEKERAESRRKDEGRKEAGESKEPGLAPLVVQTDSASPLGAGHLPGLAFSGHLHGQQFFGPLGAGQPLFLHPGQFAMGPGAFSAMGMGHLLASVAGGGSGGGGGPGTATGLDAGGLGPAASAASTAGPFPFHLSQHMLASQGIPMPTFGGLFPYPYTYMAAAAAAASALPATSAAAAAAAAAGSLSRSPFLGSARPRLRFSPYQIPVTIPPSTSLLTTGLAAEGPKAAGGNSREPSPPPELALRKAGAPPRGALSPSGSAKEAASELQSIQRLVSGLESQRALSPGRESPK, encoded by the exons ATGAGAGAGCCGGCGCTGGCGGCCAGCGCCATGGCTTACCACCCGTTTCACGCGCCACGGCCGGCCGACTTCCCCATGTCTGCCTTCCTGGCGGCGGCGCAGCCCTCCTTCTTCCCGGCACTCGCACTGCCGCCCGGCGCGCTGGCCAAGCCTCTGCCCGACCCCGGCttggcgggggcggcggcggcggcggcggcggcagcggcggcggccgaGGCGGGGCTGCACGTCTCGGCACTCGGCCCGCATCCGCCCGCTGCGCATCTGCGCTCGCTTAAGAGCCTGGAGCCTGAGGACGAGGTGGAGGACGACCCCAAGGTGACGCTGGAGGCCAAGGAGCTGTGGGACCAGTTCCACAAGCTGGGCACCGAGATGGTCATCACCAAGTCCGGGAG GAGGATGTTTCCTCCCTTCAAGGTGCGAGTCAGCGGCCTGGACAAGAAGGCCAAATATATCCTGCTGATGGACATCGTGGCCGCTGATGATTGCCGGTATAAATTCCATAACTCGCGCTGGATGGTGGCGGGCAAGGCCGACCCCGAGATGCCCAAACGGATGTACATCCACCCGGACAGCCCGGCCACGGGAGAGCAGTGGATGGCCAAGCCGGTGGCCTTCCATAAGCTGAAGCTGACCAACAACATCTCCGACAAGCATGGCTTC ACCATCCTGAACTCCATGCACAAGTACCAACCGCGCTTCCACATCGTGCGAGCCAACGACATCCTGAAGCTGCCCTACAGCACCTTCCGTACCTACGTGTTCCCCGAGACCGACTTCATCGCGGTCACTGCCTACCAGAACGACAAG ATCACGCAGCTTAAGATCGACAACAACCCGTTTGCCAAGGGCTTCCGGGACACCGGGAATGGCCGGCGGGAGAAAAG GAAGCAGCTAACGCTGCCGTCGTTGCGCTTGTACGAGGAGCACTGCAAGCCAGAGCGCGACGGTGCCGAGTCGGACGCCTCGTCCTGCGATCCTCCCCCCGCGCGGGAACCGCCACCCTCCCCGGGGACAGCGCCTAGTCCCCTGCGCCTGCACCGGACTAGAG CGGAGGAGAAGTCGTGCGCCGCGGACAGTGACCCAGAGCCCGAGAGGCTGGGCGAGGAGCGCGCGGGGCAGGCGCTAGGCCGCAGCCCGGCCCTGGACGGCGGCAGCCCCCCTCGCTTGACCGAACCCGAGCGCGCCCGGGAGCGGCGCAGCCCCGAGAGGGCCAAGGAGCCGGCCGAGAGCGGCGGGGACGGCCTGTTTGGCCTGCGGAGCCTAGAGAAGGAGCGCGCCGAATCCCGGCGGAAGGACGAGGGGCGCAAGGAGGCCGGCGAGAGCAAGGAGCCCGGCCTGGCGCCGCTGGTGGTGCAGACAGACAGTGCGTCCCCCCTGGGCGCCGGACACCTGCCGGGCTTGGCTTTCTCCGGCCACCTGCACGGGCAGCAGTTCTTCGGGCCTCTGGGGGCCGGCCAGCCACTCTTTCTGCACCCGGGACAGTTCGCCATGGGCCCCGGCGCCTTCTCCGCCATGGGCATGGGCCACCTACTGGCCTCGGTGGCAGGCGGCGGCAGTGGAGGAGGCGGCGGGCCAGGGACAGCCACCGGGCTGGACGCAGGCGGGCTGGGTCCCGCGGCCAGCGCGGCAAGCACCGCCGGGCCCTTCCCGTTCCACCTCTCCCAGCACATGCTGGCATCTCAG gGAATCCCAATGCCCACTTTCGGAGGCCTCTTCCCCTACCCCTACACTTACATGGCTGCTGCTGCCGCAGCGGCCTCCGCTTTGCCAGCCACTAGTGCCGcggctgctgccgccgctgccgcaGGCTCCCTGTCCCGGAGTCCCTTTCTGGGCAGTGCCCGGCCCCGCCTGCGCTTCAGCCCCTACCAGATCCCAGTCACCATCCCACCTAGCACTAGCCTCCTCACTACTGGGCTGGCGGCCGAGGGCCCCAAGGCTGCAGGCGGCAACAGCCGGGAGCCCAGCCCGCCGCCCGAGCTAGCTCTCCGCAAAGCGGGGGCCCCGCCCCGCGGGGCCCTGTCGCCCAGCGGCTCAGCCAAAGAGGCAGCCAGTGAACTGCAGAGCATCCAGAGACTGGTGAGTGGGCTGGAGAGCCAGCGAGCCCTCTCCCCCGGCAGGGAGTCGCCCAAGTGA